The genomic region cctgtcagaacacgtgctgcagcattctggatcagctgaagagtcttaatggactttttcgagcagcctgataataaggaattgcagtaatccagcctagaagtaacaaatgcatggactagttttgcatcatttttaggcaggatgttcctgattttcgcaatattacgtaggtgaaaaaaggcagtctttgaaatttgcttaatgtgagacttaaacgacatgtcctgatcaaagataactacAAGATTCCTCACGGtagtgctggaggccagggcgatgccatcaagggaaactatatctttagataatgcatcacggaggtgcttgggcctcAGAACaaaaacttcagttttatctgagtttaacattagaaaattacaggtcatccaggttttaacatcctgaaggcacatttgaagtttagctaactgatgaacttcatctggcttgatcgatagatataactgagtatcatctgcataacgatgaaagtttatggagtgtttcctgataatattgcctaaaggaagcatatataaagtgaagaggattggtctgagcccagatccttgtggaactccatgactaactttggcgcgCATGGAGGACTCaccgttaacatgtacaaactgaaatcaatctgataaataggacttaaaccagcttagagcggttcctttaatgccaatgaaatgttccagtctctgtaataggatctgatggtcaatggtatcaaatgcagcactaagatctaataaaaccagtacagtgACAaatcctttgtctgatgcaatgaggaggtcattagtaattttcaccagtgctgtctctgagaGGACCTTCAGCATAATGTGCACGAAAGGTATTACAATGATGGGTCCAGTAGTATGAGAGATCAGCTGTGGACagatacacacacccacacatacaacAAAATGCATGATCCCTCCTGCTGGAGataataaaaagttaaagaaataGGGACATGATACTGTATTGTGTATGCAACAGTAAAGTGGTGCCAATGTTGTTTGTGGAAATGCCTTTTTCTTGCTCAAACGTATGAATTAGCAGCTGCAGTGGAAAAACAGTTATAGGCCTATTTCAAAGTTTCAGAAGGcagtgactgagaggaggatgagagggaagctGAAAACCATCATGGACAACCACTCGCATCCTCTATATAATCCTCCTATATGCTAAGCTGAGGCAGCTCAGGAGCACCTTCAGCCACAGAGTCATTCAGCCCCTAGCCTCAAAATGctttggaggctcatttgtgccatcaggctccacaacaccacagcaccaAACTGAGAGACTATTCttgatttcatttaatttcagacATTTATCTGGTTATAAAtggttgtaaataattattattgattgtatAGTGTAGATAGTGTGTTGATACTTCTATaatactgcatctgttcttttatattcctttgtgCTGTTATGTCGACCGAAATTTCCCCTACGTGGgaattaataaagttatattttatcttatcttaagaAGTCTGATTAAGAGTACAAAACAGGATGCTGACAGGAAAGAATATATAGATAACCTAGACTTGTGCAATTGTACAAACACagatattaattaaaataatatgtcagaaaaatatatattctcaCTTCATCTCGTTTGTTGTGCCTAAGACAGAACAATCAAACAGATGATTATTCAATTCCAAAGACTGATACACAAGTGTCAATATCATAAGGAGCAAAATACATATGGTAATGACTCCTACGGGATTATTAAAGTACCCTAGTCtacatattatttaaaattttctgCGTCCACATTGGCCTATTTCAGAATTTCAGATGAATTAAGAGTAGAAAACAGCATGTTGACAGGAAGGAGCACACTATAACATAGACAATTGCccttatattaatattaattaaaataatatgaatataATATGTGAAAATAATATATGCTCTCTCTTCAGATCTCATTTGCTTGCAGGGATGGATTTACAGAGGCAAGTACAAGGCAAGTGGCAAGCAGTGAGCTGCCTGCTATTTCATAAAACTGCAAACTCATTACATTATTGACAAATGCTGCTGTTACTTTATTGTACATCAAAATATGTAACCTTCTTGTCCAGATGTTGATTCAGTCAACCCAAAGCAACAATACGGTCAATGTTGTAGCTGTTGATTCAAACAATATAGTGCAGCAGACCTTCTGTGATGTACTATAATGTAAAATGCATTATAACATAGGcctatacatatacatataatagGCCTGCATGTAGATATATTTGCTTATGTATTATGTAGCTTAATCTATCATGAAGACTCTTTTTGTCTTAGAAAATctgaaaagtttttttattaaagtgtATACAAGAGATTCAAAAGTCTTCAAGGAAAAAAACTGTGCTTGCTGCGTGTGGCTCCGCCTCGACATGGACGTTAACATCACATTACTACCCACAGATTAGCCTAAATTAAGTCAGTTTGACTTCTGCTACAGATTCATCTTCAACCGACTGGAGAGTTTTTAGAAAGGTGCGTTGTTATTCTTAGAATTTGATATTTTGTGCGAGAGGAATTAAACCAGTCAAAATATGACAACAAAAATGAATACTTTGGGATAATCAAAAGATTTGCTTGACTGGTTCTGTTTCAACCAAACCTGAGTAGAGTTTTAGTGAAAACTCATTACTTTTGCTCCATTAACAATGGATACACTCATTGtgctacttttatttatttattattttatgcattGTGATCTGTTAAGAGTTAGGTGGTCAGCTGGTCCCAAGTCTGCTAATGCTTTGTTACCCTCAGAGCAGAATAATGGCTAAAGCTACAGCATATGGCTTTGAAATAGCCTAGTGCTAATATTTACAGGTGAAAATTGGTTGTGAAGTCAGCAGCCTTTATCAGAGAACCCTGCTGACACTAAGCTGACAGAGACTAGTGTATGTTGTGTTAATGCCAATATGTAGCACACAGCACACAGTAGCACACAGTATATTATGCTTCAAAACTTCTACTCCTGCTTTCTGCCATGATGTAAATATTCAAGCTAACAGTGTAGAGCAGTGTGCATTTAACTAGTCATACTCATTGGGGAAACCTGATGAAGACaaattatgcacacacaaaaattgACAAACTACTTTGATCCATCCACTTTGCGTGGATGTGACTGATAAAGTTTCAACCACAGATGATCTTCTTCAGGTAAAAATAAAGAAGTGAACACACTTGTTTAATAggcaataaattatgaaacatcacagcattatgtcctaatttgatttgtttgccaaATCATAATTTATTGTAGGAGACATCAAAAAATGATTTGTAATTTAAACAATCTTTCATTTTTGGTGCACTTAACAGAATGAAATATTAATGTAGTATGTGGTAATTACTCTTGAGCACTACAGAGTTGGAATATCGTCCTGGTGTAAATTTGGCAGGTTGTCacaatcctgtcctgagtttctctgtgtgCTGTATTTTGATGCTTGTTTGgttggttttgtatctgcatttTAATCCTGTCTTCTGTTCTGTTGAGTGTAGTTCTTTGAGAGTTTATTTATTGGTCAGTTCAGTGTCTGTTATTTAGTGTGTATTTTGATTCCATGTCTTAGTTCCtagttctgtgtctcagttcatgtcttagtgtttactcctgggccctgtttcagaaagcaggttcaacaaactctgagtgtaaacctgaactctgggttgaagaactctgagctgtcaaactctgagttttccgtttcagaaaggccgatcagaataagttcaatcaactctgagtatgttgagcctgatggaagcgcgtgcgtggggatgaaaaaaagccttCGTCAATGgagctcattcatcatttaccagactggaatttccttaatgactGATAAAGTGCAGGAATTCTCCTccagcctgttattcattttaaatagagTTTTCACActtcagagttttcactaaacccgctttctgaaacagggccctggtctgtgtactgctgtgttcttttcttagttcagtctgttttccctgttatgTTTGTAGTCTATCTGTTTGATAAGTTTTTTGTGTTCCAGTTTATTTCTACTCTTGTGTCAGTTGCCAGTGCcttgtgttcagtaacctgtgttgtCTGTTCACCCAGTAATTCCTCTGCATGCCTgtcattctgttttcccctgctgtctctttGCCTGCCTATCTCGTTAGTcctgatccctgtcacctgtgttgctcccgcctgctcgttagtccctggtgtatatatgtttggtcTTTCTGCTCAGTCCCTGTCCGGTTGTTGTGCTGTCTCTTGTCATGTGTAGTTTTGCCCTGCGCCCTGCGCCCTGCGCCCTGCGCCCTGCGCCCTGCGCCCTGCGCCCTGCGCCCTGCGCCCTGCGCCCTGCGCCCTGCGCCCTGCGCCCTGCGCCCTGCGCCCTGCGCCCTGCGCCCTGCGCCCTGCGCCCTGCGCCCTGCGCCCCATTGGATTATTTCTGTTGGATAACACTGTTCTTTTGGATTATTCACCTTGCTTTCTTTGGATTCAGCCACTCTacttgtaagtgtgctcgctctTGGTTTTACCTTTGATAAATATCATTGAACTGAACCTGTCAGCctcgtgtcctgcatttgggtccaaaaCCTTCAACCTCTTTGTGTAGTGCAGACATAttgcaacaaaatatataaattgacaatataaaaatatacaacaagtATTTAACAATTGACAACAAATGTGTGCAatatgccaggtttgtgcatgatatgaaatgaaatggtTACGTGATCATTTCAGTTCTAAGTAAGTCTGGAAATGGGCACATTCAGAATATGCAGagaaataaatgattttttatCACTACCTGTTTTTAAAGAATATCATATggtgtggcatctatttttgcttcttttgtcgtATTGTCACAAACTACCCTGGTATTGGGGTAGGCtgtaacaagggaacacaatgcatttgacatcaactcacaaggtctgtgatattcttgtagagggttgaattggtgccatttgtagtgaacaaatgtgggtactttgtataaaagtttgagaaGTCCAGCTAAAAAATTCAGCGAGGtatagttgctgaagcaaaaagtgttacaaccatacccggtctcccctattGACAAATGCTGCAGTGAGCTTCTTGtaacatgaaatattaaaattaaaatatgtaacCTACATGTCCAAATAGTGATTCAGTCAACCCAAAGACAAAGCTGACAACACTGACAATTTTAGAGGTGATGCTTCGAAGACGAACAGGCCTACTATAATAAAGGAGACACAAGAATACACAGCTTGAATACACAAGACTCAAACCTGGtggcaaaacacacaaaaagtggAAGTTACACAAGACACATAAGGAAGGACTCTTTCAACATTAAACAGGAAATAACTACAtaaaacccaaaaccatgacagaTTCATCATCAATTGACTACGGCGCTTTGATAAAGGTACGTCCTAATTAGAACTTCATATTTTGTTCAAGATGAATCCATCAAGGCATGGCACTGTCCTCATTTTGTTTCTATATTATTCTACAAAACTAACAAGTCAATAGACAGGACGGACAGACGGTTATTAAGAATGGTCTCAAAGTTAAATGAGGAGTAACATTTTAGGCAATATCTGCAGATTATTCCATGAGACCACGGCGCTAACAGCAAAGGCAGTTTTTAATAGACTAGTTCTGGTACTGGGCTCCTGGAGCATCAACCAATACCTGGAGTGCGTTCAGTATGGGCCAGAAAGCCAGAGCAGCAAGGATGAGATGTATCAACAAGGACTTGGTAGATAAATAAGTTCCAGTGTTTGGTGCTTCACTCAGACAGGGAAGGCCAACCATCTTCTCATACAGGATGTCAGTGAAACCAGTGATGAACCTGAGTGCAGAATGGTAAATTGGGCAGCAGCATAACTTCTGACATCCCCAAAGCCCAGAAGTGAAGAAAATTGGGCATTCCTCTTTCTACAGCTCAGAAGCCAATCTTGAGTTAATAGAcaacagtttatttaaattagTAAATTGTTAATTTCTGAAAATTGGGCCTATACAAGCAGTACTTGCAGCACAGAAGCCATGGACTTTTTTTTATAGCTTTCGTTGTTTTTTAATAAGCTTTTGACCAGGAAAGTATTCACTAGTACAGAAAGTATTTGATTCAGTACAGTTTGACGATAATGTGTTTAAGATTAGTTCATAAATCTTATTATCTTAATTAAGTAATAGCTGAACATTGATAAGCGCATCCTGAAGTGCaataaaaaagagacagacTCAGCAACAATAATGAAGTCATCGAAGTAGCAATGTGAACCGTCAGCAGTGGAACTTGCCACAACTTTAAAGTTTCAGTCGTATCTTCATAggttatatactgtagatactGTGTATGTCCTGCATCATTCTGTCATTACGGACTGTTATTGACATCTATAAAGGTAAAATAGAAAAAGGTAAAATGTTCATATTGTTTCTTCATGTTGCCATTGCAGAACTCAAGACAATGATGGCGATGAACGGTACTTCTTCCTTTCACGTCAACGCAACAGAAGGCtctggaaaaaatattttaaataatactgACAAGTATGCTGACATAAGACAGTCTCTCTACACCATGTCGTTGATCATTTACTGCCTGGCCTTTGTTCTCGGTGTGCTCGGGAATGGAGTGGTTATCTGGGTGACCGGGTTCAAGATGAAGAAAACAGTTAACACTGTTTGGTTCCTCAACCTTGCTGTGGCTGACTTCCTTTTCACAGCGTTCCTGCCCCTGAGTGTGACATACCTGGCTTTGGATTTCCACTGGCCTTTCGGCAAGTTCATGTGTAAGCTGAACAGCACTGTAAGCTTTCTGAACATGTTTGCCAGTGTCTACATTCTGATGGTGATCAGCGTGGAcagatgtgtgtctgtggtgtggCCCGTCTGGGCCCAGAACCACCGAAGTGTACAGAAGGCGTCTGGTGTCAGTCTGGGTGTTTGGGTACTGGCTCTGATTCTTAGCGCTCCATACTTCATCTTCAGGGACACTACGCCATCACATAACAATGTCAACATCATCAACTGCTTCAACAACTTTGCCTTTTCCAATGATTATGAAACACCGTCTGTGATTCAGCTACGTCAGTTTCGACAGCAGGCCATGACCATCACTCGCTTCCTCCTGGGATTTGTTGTCCCCTTCACTGTCATTGTCTCCTGTTATGCTGTAATTATCCATCGTATCAGAAGAAACCGCACTCTGGCCAGCCAGTCAAGTCGCCCCTTTAAGATCATCGCTGCTGTTATCACCACTTTTTTCCTGTGCTGGGCTCCCTTTCACATCATGGCTCTTATTGAGATGGTGAGTCAGACGGCTGCTAATGCAAGTGAAACTTTAATTCATGTCACCACTATAGGGATCCCTATAGCCACCAGCCTGGCCTTTCTCAACAGTTGCCTGAACCCACTGCTGTATGTGTTCATGGGCCAAGATTTCAAGAATAAAGTCCGCAAATCCATCCTGAATGTGTTCGAGACTGCCTTCCAGGAGGAGGGTACAGGCTCTCACACTGACACAAGGTCAGGGGACACCAGTCTGAGCAAAGGGATGTCAATTCTTAATACTGAGGTATAAGGCTGTCCatgacatgaagaaaaaaaaatgtgaaactgCACATAGAAAATGTAACTGTATGTAACAAATAGCTTTTGTTAGGGTTTGTTTTCAAGGACCCTAATGGTGATCTGTATACATCATCTCACTGTATCCATAATGCGGCTATAGGTGATTGTAAAACGGAATTTCCTGGACAAAATATTGCATCAGTCATTTCAAAATAGGCATTGCATTTTATGGTTAAGTCTGTGTAACACAAgcaacaaagaaagaaagaaataaggaCTGGTTAACAAAGGGGAACTTTGTCACACCCACAACAGATTGGGATGACCATTTCCTTGCCTGTATGTGACAGCAAAGGATTCACCCAAACAATACAAATCCCAGTTGTTTATAGGCCATAATTACAGACTTGGCAATTAAAAGGCTGACATATCGGCATCACAAATAACATAGTAATAATGGCAGTGACAAATAACGTTGCACCTATCACTGAAAAAACCTTGATGCCATCAGTCTACATTCTTGCCTTCGACCATGCAAATGGATTCACCTGAGTTTTGACTGCTTGTTTGATAAACATTTATACTTGTATTTGTTGTAGGGAAAGGCTAAAGCTATTAGTGTTATGTCTGTAGCAGCTGATCAGTTTACTTGGCTTAGGTGTCAATTTTTTAACCTTCAGACAGCATTGAACCACAGACAAATGGAATGACACACTTAGTCTACATGTAAGACTGTGGGCATAAATATTGTAACATGAACCTGTCTATGAAAGCTTTATTGTGATgtatatgattttatttttatttgcattataaATGATGATAGCATATGgattgattttcttttaataGAGCAAACTGATTTTTTGCAGCACTCTTTGTGCTCTTAAAGGCTGAAAATCATTAGAGTACTCCAGTCTTTGTTTCCCTTCACGAGTTCATTCCAGTCACCAAAGTGGGTACCTCATTAGTC from Micropterus dolomieu isolate WLL.071019.BEF.003 ecotype Adirondacks linkage group LG03, ASM2129224v1, whole genome shotgun sequence harbors:
- the LOC123967879 gene encoding chemerin-like receptor 1, which encodes MMAMNGTSSFHVNATEGSGKNILNNTDKYADIRQSLYTMSLIIYCLAFVLGVLGNGVVIWVTGFKMKKTVNTVWFLNLAVADFLFTAFLPLSVTYLALDFHWPFGKFMCKLNSTVSFLNMFASVYILMVISVDRCVSVVWPVWAQNHRSVQKASGVSLGVWVLALILSAPYFIFRDTTPSHNNVNIINCFNNFAFSNDYETPSVIQLRQFRQQAMTITRFLLGFVVPFTVIVSCYAVIIHRIRRNRTLASQSSRPFKIIAAVITTFFLCWAPFHIMALIEMVSQTAANASETLIHVTTIGIPIATSLAFLNSCLNPLLYVFMGQDFKNKVRKSILNVFETAFQEEGTGSHTDTRSGDTSLSKGMSILNTEV